The following are encoded in a window of Staphylospora marina genomic DNA:
- a CDS encoding ABC transporter ATP-binding protein has protein sequence MIKVQGLTKTYGDQTVVKGISFEVREREIFGLLGPNGAGKTTTLEMIEGLRTPDAGSVEIDGVDAVKHNRKIKELIGVQLQATALFDHLTVRESLRLYGSFYPRTRPHGEILDAFRLREKERTLVKHLSGGQRQRLAIALAVIHDPKVIFLDEPTTGLDPKARRDLWDIVLQLKEEGRTVVLSTHYMEEAEVLCDRVAIMDSGNLIALDTPAGLIRQLSSESRIEFVLQEHAHERELESLPGVKRVHREEGDLVVLHADKLEETLGGLLNWAGDRGISLTGLRTRSKTLEDVFLERTGKRLSE, from the coding sequence ATGATCAAAGTTCAAGGATTGACCAAAACCTACGGGGACCAGACGGTGGTGAAAGGAATCTCGTTCGAGGTGCGCGAACGGGAAATTTTCGGACTGTTGGGGCCCAACGGTGCCGGAAAAACGACGACGCTGGAAATGATCGAGGGACTCCGGACCCCCGACGCCGGATCGGTGGAAATCGACGGGGTGGACGCGGTGAAGCACAACCGGAAAATCAAGGAGTTGATCGGTGTGCAACTTCAGGCGACCGCCCTGTTTGATCATCTGACCGTCAGAGAGAGTCTCCGGCTGTACGGAAGTTTTTATCCGCGCACCAGACCGCACGGGGAGATCCTGGATGCATTCCGGCTTCGCGAGAAAGAGCGGACGCTGGTGAAGCACCTGTCGGGAGGTCAGCGGCAGCGTCTGGCGATCGCGTTGGCGGTGATTCACGATCCGAAAGTGATTTTTCTGGATGAACCGACGACGGGGCTGGATCCCAAAGCGAGGCGGGATTTGTGGGACATTGTCCTGCAGCTGAAAGAAGAAGGACGGACGGTGGTTCTGTCGACGCATTACATGGAAGAGGCGGAAGTGCTTTGTGACCGGGTGGCCATCATGGACTCCGGAAACCTGATCGCCTTGGACACGCCCGCGGGATTGATCCGGCAATTGTCGTCGGAGAGCCGGATCGAATTTGTGCTTCAGGAACACGCACATGAACGGGAGTTGGAGAGCTTGCCCGGCGTCAAACGGGTTCACCGGGAAGAAGGAGACCTGGTGGTGCTGCATGCGGACAAGTTGGAGGAAACGTTGGGAGGACTGTTGAACTGGGCCGGGGACAGAGGCATTTCCCTGACGGGACTCCGAACCCGTTCGAAAACGCTGGAAGACGTGTTTCTGGAACGCACGGGAAAGAGGTTGAGCGAATGA
- a CDS encoding ABC transporter permease has protein sequence MKAYLELVRAQLLLFARNRNILIFSLLIPVLIILLLGGLGGDGNDFSVRLGIHDADRSAESVRFSGELSKIEGVKLTQGEKENLLRDLRKGELDLVLEIRSGFGRDLRNGQPSAGESRVVLYLDKSNAAMARMGTDLIGMKLDAWNKERTGYRPLISMDVADVRGNRLGYIDFLVPGILALMIMNNNLNGVAGAIASWRERGILRRMQSTPLSSASFIAGQMTARVLLGFVQAVVVLLISRFVFDVNVEGSWGLLFLLILLGTLTFMSMGFIIASLSRTPETAGPIAGLISFPMMFVGGIFFPLRDMPDILQPVVHALPISWLSTALRQVMNEGAGWTDVLMPGGVLLAWLAGSFLVAALTFRWDVK, from the coding sequence ATGAAAGCATATCTGGAACTGGTCCGGGCGCAACTTCTCCTGTTCGCCCGCAACCGGAACATCCTGATCTTCTCCTTGTTGATTCCGGTTCTGATCATCTTGTTGCTCGGCGGGCTGGGAGGCGACGGAAACGATTTTTCCGTCCGTCTCGGGATTCATGATGCGGACCGTTCGGCCGAATCGGTCCGGTTCTCCGGAGAACTGTCCAAAATCGAAGGTGTGAAGTTGACCCAAGGCGAGAAAGAGAATCTGCTCCGGGATCTGCGAAAAGGGGAACTGGACCTCGTGCTCGAAATCCGTTCGGGCTTCGGGCGGGATCTTCGGAACGGACAGCCGTCGGCCGGGGAAAGCCGGGTCGTGCTGTACCTGGACAAGAGCAACGCCGCCATGGCCCGGATGGGAACGGATCTGATCGGCATGAAACTGGACGCGTGGAACAAGGAACGAACAGGGTACCGGCCCCTCATCTCGATGGACGTCGCCGACGTCCGGGGGAACCGGCTGGGTTACATCGACTTTCTCGTTCCGGGGATTCTCGCGCTCATGATCATGAACAACAACCTGAACGGCGTGGCTGGCGCGATCGCGTCGTGGCGGGAGCGGGGCATTTTGCGCCGGATGCAGAGCACCCCCTTGTCAAGTGCGTCGTTCATCGCCGGGCAAATGACGGCCCGCGTTCTGCTGGGCTTCGTGCAGGCGGTCGTCGTCCTGCTGATTTCGCGATTTGTGTTTGACGTGAACGTGGAGGGATCGTGGGGGCTTTTGTTTCTGTTGATCCTTCTGGGGACGCTCACGTTCATGTCGATGGGATTCATCATCGCGTCACTGTCAAGAACCCCGGAGACGGCCGGGCCCATCGCCGGTCTGATTTCATTTCCGATGATGTTTGTCGGGGGAATCTTTTTTCCGCTCAGAGATATGCCGGACATCTTGCAGCCGGTGGTTCATGCTCTTCCCATCAGTTGGTTGAGCACCGCATTGCGGCAGGTGATGAACGAGGGAGCCGGATGGACGGATGTGCTCATGCCGGGGGGAGTTCTTCTGGCGTGGCTGGCGGGTTCTTTTTTGGTGGCGGCACTCACGTTTCGCTGGGATGTGAAATGA
- the acpS gene encoding holo-ACP synthase, whose amino-acid sequence MIWGVGTDLVELRRIGKAGVLRLARRILTDREREHLPGTDLRRLEFVAGRFAAKEAVAKACGTGIGEFLSFRDIEILSDARGKPQVRLHGEKLRTLWQGARVRVHVSIAHSDGHAMAFAVVEHVQNDSLRPADAEDV is encoded by the coding sequence ATGATTTGGGGAGTCGGCACCGATTTGGTGGAACTTCGGCGGATCGGAAAAGCCGGTGTGCTCCGGCTGGCCCGAAGAATCCTGACGGATCGGGAAAGGGAGCACCTTCCCGGAACGGATCTCCGGCGACTCGAGTTTGTGGCCGGGCGTTTTGCGGCCAAGGAAGCCGTGGCCAAAGCGTGCGGAACGGGAATCGGGGAATTTCTGTCATTCCGGGATATCGAGATCCTGAGCGATGCCCGCGGCAAGCCGCAGGTCAGACTCCATGGGGAGAAACTCCGAACGCTGTGGCAGGGGGCCCGGGTGAGGGTGCATGTGTCCATTGCGCACAGTGACGGCCATGCCATGGCTTTTGCCGTGGTGGAACACGTGCAGAATGATTCCCTGCGGCCGGCGGATGCCGAAGATGTCTGA
- a CDS encoding NAD(P)H-hydrate dehydratase, which produces MYLVTAEEMRELDRQTIEHYGIPAVVLMDHAGKAVASEILKRHPRPGRVTILAGTGNNGGDGFAAARHLRLGGWDVSAWLVGEERKLTSGARVFHDSLNKWETVKTFRPDREEELIADLRRADVVLDALVGTGARGPLRPLMAQAVRLLEGHRPRWVFSADIPSGVDTDTGNVSGEAVRADVTVTFQYPKWGHYLRPGADHAGETVVADIGIMPPHPGSSLEPKSRINHPGLWREHLVPRDPWSHKGTHGHLLIIGGAEGMPGSVRMAAGAAWRAGVGYVTLTVPESERMTQQASAVQETVWSWPGQGTFHPDSSEWFSRRKNRFSAVVAGPGLARFPGEDVWLRKLLERVDVPLLLDADALNILSDHPELEPLLRDRLTPVVLTPHPGEMSRLLRTRTAIVESDRPGAARTLAGRTGAVVVLKGRYTLIATPDGRCILNTTGGPALAKAGSGDVLSGLVGALLARGIPPVQAASMGVWLHGRAGELCGPPHSVTFANLLEAIGPLFADLSTKVPD; this is translated from the coding sequence TTGTATCTGGTCACCGCGGAGGAGATGCGCGAGCTGGACCGGCAAACCATCGAACACTACGGCATTCCCGCCGTTGTGCTCATGGATCACGCCGGGAAAGCCGTGGCTTCGGAAATCTTGAAGCGACACCCCCGGCCGGGGCGGGTCACCATCCTGGCGGGAACGGGAAACAACGGGGGAGACGGATTCGCGGCCGCCCGTCATTTGCGACTGGGCGGCTGGGACGTGAGCGCCTGGCTGGTGGGAGAGGAGAGAAAACTGACTTCCGGGGCGAGGGTGTTTCATGACTCGCTGAACAAATGGGAAACGGTGAAAACGTTCCGCCCCGATCGCGAGGAGGAGCTCATCGCGGATCTTCGCCGGGCCGATGTCGTTCTTGATGCATTGGTGGGAACGGGGGCCCGCGGACCGCTCCGGCCGTTGATGGCGCAAGCGGTCCGGTTGCTGGAGGGGCATCGTCCCCGATGGGTCTTCTCCGCCGACATCCCGAGCGGAGTGGACACGGACACGGGAAACGTGTCCGGGGAGGCGGTTCGCGCGGATGTGACGGTCACGTTTCAATATCCGAAATGGGGTCACTACCTGCGCCCCGGCGCGGATCACGCGGGTGAAACCGTGGTGGCGGACATCGGCATCATGCCCCCGCATCCGGGTTCTTCCCTGGAACCGAAGTCGCGGATCAATCACCCCGGACTGTGGCGGGAGCATCTCGTTCCGAGAGATCCGTGGTCGCACAAGGGGACGCACGGACACCTGCTGATCATCGGAGGAGCGGAAGGAATGCCGGGAAGCGTTCGGATGGCCGCGGGGGCCGCCTGGCGGGCGGGAGTGGGGTATGTCACCCTGACGGTGCCCGAATCGGAGCGAATGACCCAGCAGGCGTCCGCCGTTCAGGAAACGGTGTGGAGCTGGCCGGGGCAGGGAACGTTTCATCCCGACAGCAGCGAATGGTTTTCCCGGAGAAAAAACCGTTTCTCCGCCGTGGTTGCCGGCCCCGGACTCGCCCGGTTTCCCGGAGAGGACGTTTGGCTGCGAAAGCTGTTGGAACGCGTGGATGTCCCGCTGCTGTTGGATGCGGACGCACTCAACATCCTGTCGGATCATCCGGAGCTGGAACCCTTGCTTCGCGACCGCTTGACACCGGTCGTGCTCACCCCCCATCCCGGTGAAATGTCGCGTCTTCTCCGGACACGGACGGCCATCGTGGAATCGGACCGCCCGGGCGCGGCCCGAACGCTGGCCGGACGGACGGGTGCCGTGGTTGTGCTCAAGGGAAGATACACCCTGATTGCGACGCCGGACGGACGGTGCATCCTGAACACCACCGGCGGTCCCGCCCTGGCCAAGGCGGGATCGGGCGATGTTCTGTCCGGATTGGTCGGGGCATTGCTCGCCCGGGGAATTCCCCCCGTGCAAGCGGCGTCGATGGGGGTCTGGCTGCACGGGCGGGCGGGAGAGTTGTGCGGCCCTCCCCATTCGGTGACATTCGCGAATCTCCTGGAAGCCATCGGTCCGTTGTTCGCCGATTTGTCGACAAAGGTCCCTGACTAA
- a CDS encoding outer membrane lipoprotein-sorting protein, producing MCRRFRFLAAMMLLAALVLAGCGTKDAQDVVRELSKRSEELESYMSHGKMTILTGKEPQEYDVEVWYKKPDHYRVALKNRKKDVVQILLRNQDGVYVLSPHLKKSFRFQSDWPKSSGQVYLYQSLLASILDDQQRVFEAKGKEYKFEVSAKYPFRQNGVKQRILLDEDLNPKRVEVLNETGQVLVTMEFDRFQPDASFDADAFEMQRNLNSVTPESRETLAGAKNQRNEAVAAVAPGYIPEGSRLVDEQTVKSLDGEVVIMRFAGKTPFTLTQRHPRASAQGIPALGHPVDLGGTVGVLLELGDRKRLSWIHDGIEFELLGELGTEDMMAIAASTIDQPSK from the coding sequence ATGTGTCGGAGATTCCGGTTCCTTGCCGCAATGATGTTGCTGGCGGCCCTGGTGCTCGCCGGTTGCGGAACCAAGGATGCTCAGGACGTGGTTCGTGAGCTCTCCAAACGTTCGGAAGAACTGGAGTCCTACATGAGTCACGGAAAAATGACCATCCTGACCGGCAAGGAACCCCAGGAATACGATGTGGAAGTCTGGTACAAAAAACCGGACCATTACCGTGTGGCCCTGAAAAACCGGAAAAAAGACGTGGTGCAAATTTTGTTGCGCAATCAGGACGGGGTCTACGTGTTGAGTCCCCATCTGAAAAAAAGTTTCCGGTTCCAGAGCGACTGGCCCAAGTCCAGCGGTCAGGTGTACCTCTACCAGTCCTTGTTGGCAAGTATTCTGGATGATCAACAGCGGGTGTTTGAAGCCAAGGGCAAGGAATACAAATTTGAAGTGTCCGCCAAATACCCGTTCAGACAAAACGGTGTCAAGCAGCGCATCCTTCTGGACGAGGATCTGAACCCGAAGCGTGTGGAGGTCCTGAATGAAACCGGACAAGTGCTGGTGACCATGGAGTTTGACCGGTTCCAACCGGACGCTTCGTTTGACGCGGATGCATTTGAAATGCAGCGAAACCTGAATTCGGTGACACCGGAGTCGCGGGAAACGCTGGCCGGAGCAAAAAATCAGCGGAATGAAGCCGTGGCGGCCGTCGCACCGGGATACATCCCGGAAGGAAGCCGGCTGGTGGACGAACAGACCGTGAAATCCCTGGATGGTGAAGTGGTGATCATGCGGTTTGCGGGCAAGACGCCGTTCACCCTCACGCAGAGACATCCGCGGGCGTCCGCGCAGGGGATTCCCGCTCTCGGCCACCCGGTGGATCTGGGCGGCACGGTCGGAGTTTTGCTGGAGTTGGGCGACAGAAAGCGGCTGTCCTGGATTCATGACGGCATCGAATTTGAGTTGCTCGGCGAACTGGGGACGGAAGACATGATGGCCATCGCCGCATCCACCATCGACCAACCCTCCAAGTGA
- the alr gene encoding alanine racemase — MAGIINDFPPYARDTVVEVNLDAIAHNVSAFRRHLPAGTEIMAVVKADAYGHGAIPVAREALAAGATRIGVAFVDEGIQLRRAGITAPVLVLGYTPPRAAEYALAHDLTLTVYSEESLEAVEQAAARLGTRAKIHVKTDTGMGRIGLKPGEVLPFVRKALACAHVEVEGLYSHFATADERDTAYARRQEREFAGIVEEMNREGIRIPVLHLANSAGAIAFPEGANSLIRLGISMYGFYPSAEVNRESVALMPALSFKTRIVHLHRPAEGTGISYGRTYIARGDETIAVIPVGYADGFNRLLSNRGFALVRGRRVPVAGRVCMDQTMLDVSSVMPVNVGDEVVLYGVQGDERITVDEVASLLGTIHYEVTCMLGARVPRIYMKNGKPVHIVNRLTQHPSKPLDLA; from the coding sequence GTGGCTGGAATCATCAATGACTTCCCGCCGTATGCGCGGGATACCGTCGTGGAAGTGAATTTGGATGCGATCGCGCACAATGTCTCCGCTTTCCGGCGACATCTGCCGGCCGGAACGGAAATCATGGCCGTGGTCAAAGCGGATGCATACGGGCACGGGGCAATCCCGGTGGCGCGGGAGGCGCTTGCCGCAGGAGCCACCCGGATCGGTGTGGCCTTCGTGGATGAAGGGATTCAGCTCCGGCGTGCCGGCATCACGGCTCCGGTCCTCGTGCTGGGATACACGCCGCCCCGCGCGGCGGAATATGCCCTTGCCCACGACCTCACGCTGACCGTGTATTCGGAGGAAAGTCTCGAAGCGGTGGAACAGGCGGCCGCCCGCCTCGGGACCCGGGCAAAGATTCATGTCAAGACGGACACCGGCATGGGGCGCATCGGTCTCAAGCCGGGAGAAGTACTCCCCTTTGTGAGGAAGGCACTGGCTTGTGCCCACGTGGAAGTGGAAGGATTGTACTCCCACTTTGCCACGGCCGACGAACGGGACACCGCGTATGCCCGCCGTCAGGAAAGGGAGTTTGCCGGGATTGTGGAAGAAATGAACCGGGAGGGCATTCGGATTCCGGTTCTCCATCTTGCCAACAGTGCCGGTGCGATCGCGTTTCCCGAAGGGGCCAACAGCTTGATCCGCTTGGGAATCAGCATGTACGGGTTTTATCCGTCCGCCGAAGTCAATCGCGAATCGGTGGCATTGATGCCGGCGCTCTCGTTCAAGACCCGGATCGTTCATCTGCACCGTCCGGCCGAAGGGACGGGCATCAGTTACGGACGAACTTACATCGCCCGGGGGGACGAAACCATCGCCGTGATCCCGGTTGGATACGCCGACGGATTCAACCGGCTTTTGTCCAACCGGGGGTTTGCGCTCGTGCGGGGCCGGCGCGTGCCGGTGGCGGGGCGCGTGTGCATGGACCAGACGATGCTGGACGTTTCTTCGGTGATGCCGGTGAACGTCGGCGATGAGGTGGTGCTCTACGGCGTCCAGGGGGACGAGAGGATCACGGTGGACGAAGTGGCCTCGCTGTTGGGAACGATCCATTACGAAGTGACATGCATGCTGGGAGCGAGAGTTCCCCGCATTTACATGAAAAACGGAAAACCCGTTCACATCGTGAACCGGTTGACCCAGCATCCGTCGAAACCGCTTGATCTTGCGTGA
- a CDS encoding CopG family ribbon-helix-helix protein, with product MHNGDDWLGVLQLSGTKRIMISLPTNLLQEVDGIVARENLSRSEIIRRAMKMYVQERKKRIIREMMQRGYMEMARINLNIASEAFALEEEAEDTLDRLVSGV from the coding sequence ATGCATAACGGTGATGATTGGTTGGGGGTGCTTCAGTTGTCCGGTACCAAGCGAATCATGATCAGCCTGCCAACGAATCTGCTTCAGGAAGTGGACGGGATCGTTGCCCGGGAGAATCTGAGCCGCAGCGAAATCATCCGCCGAGCGATGAAGATGTATGTGCAGGAACGAAAGAAACGCATCATTCGCGAAATGATGCAACGAGGATACATGGAAATGGCCAGGATCAACCTCAACATCGCTTCCGAAGCGTTCGCGCTGGAAGAAGAGGCTGAAGACACTTTGGACCGTTTGGTTAGCGGGGTGTAA
- a CDS encoding type II toxin-antitoxin system PemK/MazF family toxin: MIVKRGDVYFADLSPVVGSEQGGVRPVLVIQNDIGNRFSPTVIVAAITAQIQKAKLPTHVEIDAKTYGFDRDSVILLEQIRTIDKQRLTDKITHLDEEMMNRVNEALMISLGIIDF, encoded by the coding sequence TTGATAGTCAAACGTGGCGATGTGTATTTTGCAGATCTCTCCCCCGTGGTCGGATCCGAACAAGGTGGGGTTCGGCCCGTCTTGGTCATTCAAAACGATATTGGGAACCGGTTCAGCCCCACCGTCATCGTCGCCGCGATTACCGCCCAGATTCAAAAGGCCAAGTTGCCCACCCATGTGGAGATCGACGCCAAGACGTACGGTTTTGACAGGGATTCCGTCATCTTGCTGGAACAGATCCGGACGATTGACAAGCAACGCTTGACCGACAAGATCACGCATCTGGATGAGGAAATGATGAACCGGGTCAATGAAGCCCTGATGATCAGTTTGGGCATCATCGATTTCTGA
- a CDS encoding PP2C family protein-serine/threonine phosphatase, protein MDDRLRRYYEKLLASHMKDPREDHLYSAGQLSKWFMEKRIPPEEVINLHISTVRKLVPDLPPEVTHSFNLLLEVMVGYGLAYRDREHLMDLHRELENEIEVAVGMQQTLLPSAPPDPPGLEIGVLSVAARQMNGDYYNFVDHGNGLLGVAVADIIGKGIPAALCMSMIKYAMDRYDDQALSPSEILRGLNTVVERNVDPSMFITMIYGVYDTLNHEFRYATAGHEPGLHYSAAEDGFRDLETKGLILGVLRHVDYPEFTVRLDPGDAIILFSDGVTECRLENGDFLERDTLIAVIREQIDLPAQQAVEAIHQRLYEMSGYRIRDDQTILLIKRSTD, encoded by the coding sequence ATGGACGACCGTCTCAGACGATATTACGAAAAATTGCTGGCATCCCACATGAAAGACCCGCGCGAAGATCATTTGTACAGCGCCGGGCAACTCAGCAAGTGGTTCATGGAGAAACGCATTCCTCCCGAGGAAGTGATCAATCTCCACATTTCCACCGTTCGCAAGCTGGTTCCCGACCTGCCGCCGGAAGTGACCCACTCTTTCAATCTCCTGCTGGAAGTGATGGTGGGATACGGCTTGGCATACCGCGATCGCGAACACCTGATGGATTTGCACCGGGAACTGGAAAACGAGATCGAAGTGGCGGTCGGCATGCAGCAAACGTTGCTTCCATCCGCTCCCCCCGACCCCCCGGGACTGGAGATCGGCGTGCTCAGCGTGGCAGCCAGGCAGATGAACGGCGATTATTACAACTTCGTGGATCACGGAAACGGTCTCCTCGGCGTGGCCGTTGCCGACATCATCGGGAAAGGCATTCCCGCCGCCCTGTGCATGTCGATGATCAAATACGCCATGGACCGGTATGACGACCAGGCTCTTTCTCCGTCGGAAATCCTGCGCGGTCTCAACACCGTCGTGGAGCGCAACGTCGACCCCAGCATGTTTATCACCATGATTTACGGGGTATATGACACGTTGAACCATGAATTCCGCTACGCCACGGCCGGACACGAACCCGGTCTTCATTATTCCGCGGCTGAAGACGGATTTCGGGACCTGGAAACCAAAGGCTTGATCCTCGGTGTGCTCCGCCATGTCGATTATCCGGAATTTACCGTCCGGCTTGATCCGGGAGATGCCATCATCCTTTTTTCTGACGGGGTGACCGAGTGTCGGCTGGAAAACGGTGATTTTCTGGAACGGGATACCCTGATCGCCGTCATCCGCGAACAGATCGATCTTCCGGCCCAACAGGCCGTGGAAGCGATTCATCAGCGGCTTTACGAAATGAGCGGTTACCGGATCCGCGATGACCAGACGATCCTGCTCATCAAGAGAAGCACGGACTGA
- a CDS encoding STAS domain-containing protein, protein MNLTLRETIDKDQTFILHVAGEVDVYTAPALREKLLPRCTGDRKVVVDLSGTTYIDSTGLTVLIGAWKSQKGSGGKLVVTGLNDRLRRLFQITRLEDHIEIEERVQEDGQS, encoded by the coding sequence ATGAATCTGACCCTGAGAGAAACCATAGACAAGGATCAGACCTTTATTCTGCACGTTGCCGGGGAAGTGGACGTCTACACGGCTCCCGCCCTGAGGGAAAAGCTGCTTCCCCGGTGTACGGGAGATCGGAAGGTCGTGGTGGATCTGTCGGGAACCACGTATATCGACAGCACCGGGCTGACCGTGTTGATCGGCGCCTGGAAGTCGCAAAAAGGGTCCGGAGGCAAGTTGGTCGTCACCGGATTGAACGACCGGCTTCGCCGATTGTTCCAGATCACCCGACTGGAAGACCACATCGAGATTGAAGAACGAGTGCAGGAGGATGGCCAATCATGA
- the rsbW gene encoding anti-sigma B factor RsbW: MREKPLDWVNLTIPAKPDYVGIARLAVSGIANRMGFSYDDIEDLKLALSEACTNAVDHAYCGGEGEIEVSCNIFPNRLEIEVVDRGTSFDVKEVEERTGPIEPDPSNTLRERGLGLYLMKTLMDHVDIKGDNGVIVTMTKYIRKDVVESHADPSATFPADR; the protein is encoded by the coding sequence ATGAGAGAAAAGCCCCTGGATTGGGTCAATTTGACGATTCCCGCCAAACCGGATTATGTGGGGATCGCCCGCCTAGCCGTCTCCGGGATCGCCAACCGGATGGGTTTTTCCTATGACGATATCGAAGATTTGAAGCTGGCCCTTTCCGAAGCATGCACCAATGCCGTGGATCATGCCTACTGCGGAGGTGAAGGGGAAATCGAGGTCAGCTGCAACATCTTCCCCAACCGTCTGGAGATCGAGGTGGTTGACCGGGGCACGAGCTTCGACGTCAAGGAGGTGGAAGAGCGGACGGGACCGATCGAGCCGGATCCTTCCAACACCTTGAGGGAGCGGGGGCTTGGACTCTACCTGATGAAAACGCTCATGGACCACGTGGATATCAAAGGAGACAACGGCGTCATCGTGACGATGACCAAGTATATCCGAAAGGACGTGGTGGAATCTCATGCCGATCCGTCCGCAACATTCCCCGCTGACAGATGA
- the sigB gene encoding RNA polymerase sigma factor SigB produces MPIRPQHSPLTDEQVLELIQAFQRDGDGGAQARLVEHFRELVETLAFKFARGSETHEDLVQVGMIGLIASIKRFDPTIGRSFESFAVPTIVGEIKRHIRDKTWSVHVPRRIKELGPRIKKAVEDLTTRLQRSPRVDEIARYLGVSEEDVLETMEMGRSYNAVSVDSPIEAGTDGSQVTLLDLVGQEDEGYDRVDRRLLLEKAFHVLNDREKEILRMTFFENLSQKQAGDRLGISQMHVSRLQRRALEKMRKAIRMEVSEVI; encoded by the coding sequence ATGCCGATCCGTCCGCAACATTCCCCGCTGACAGATGAACAGGTGTTGGAGCTGATTCAGGCATTTCAACGGGACGGGGATGGAGGGGCACAGGCGCGGCTGGTGGAGCATTTTCGTGAACTGGTCGAAACGCTTGCGTTCAAATTCGCCCGCGGTTCGGAAACTCACGAAGACTTGGTCCAAGTGGGAATGATCGGGCTGATCGCTTCTATCAAACGCTTTGATCCCACCATCGGCCGAAGCTTCGAAAGCTTTGCCGTTCCCACCATCGTCGGTGAAATCAAACGCCATATCCGGGACAAAACCTGGAGTGTGCATGTGCCGAGGAGAATCAAGGAACTCGGACCGCGGATCAAAAAAGCGGTGGAAGATCTGACCACCCGTTTGCAACGCTCGCCGAGAGTGGATGAAATCGCACGGTATCTGGGCGTCAGCGAAGAGGACGTGCTGGAAACGATGGAGATGGGGCGCAGTTACAACGCCGTGTCCGTGGACAGCCCCATTGAGGCCGGCACGGACGGCAGCCAGGTCACGCTCCTGGATCTCGTCGGACAGGAAGACGAGGGGTACGACCGGGTGGACCGGAGACTCCTTCTGGAGAAGGCGTTCCATGTGCTGAACGACAGGGAGAAGGAAATTTTGCGAATGACCTTTTTCGAAAATCTCAGCCAGAAGCAGGCGGGTGACCGGCTGGGGATTTCCCAGATGCATGTTTCCCGGCTGCAAAGGCGGGCGCTTGAGAAAATGCGCAAAGCGATCCGGATGGAAGTTTCGGAAGTCATTTGA